In Thermobaculum terrenum ATCC BAA-798, one genomic interval encodes:
- a CDS encoding PqqD family protein codes for MRAVGRGAARRRATFLNTNSTRAQSFPNWWRLPSKHGIIPEHPKNEVHEVKISDAVVSAHIDDEVVLLHLQTGTYFGLDAVGSRIWSLLEEGKRPEEIVDAICAEYSVDRPTVERDLRDFLRALANKELLEGYADEA; via the coding sequence GTGCGAGCGGTAGGCCGCGGGGCGGCACGGCGCCGAGCCACCTTTCTCAACACCAACTCAACGCGAGCGCAATCTTTCCCGAATTGGTGGAGATTACCTTCTAAGCATGGAATCATCCCAGAACATCCCAAGAACGAGGTGCACGAGGTGAAGATAAGTGATGCGGTGGTGTCAGCCCACATAGATGATGAGGTGGTGTTGCTGCACCTGCAGACCGGCACGTACTTTGGCCTGGACGCTGTGGGCAGCAGGATATGGTCCCTCCTGGAGGAGGGTAAGCGCCCCGAGGAGATCGTGGACGCTATCTGCGCCGAGTACTCGGTGGACCGCCCCACAGTGGAGAGAGACCTGCGGGACTTCCTGCGCGCGCTGGCCAACAAGGAGCTGCTGGAGGGCTACGCTGATGAAGCTTAG
- a CDS encoding HPr kinase, with amino-acid sequence MISDTGVVTLYRPYVVHGLRVRSQLELPIPEAVGGLEEPDLTVRLQPAPAPEHGERMVAWAPCEIHGVDTTVHRGDSGTWIWQRSVATCHVHPDLRVVDIYPEEGADLEAMALLAMGPVCTYILLRMGVPVLHATAVVIGGRALAFAGSQGQGKSTMASFLLARGAQLLTDDSLPLRQVDGRVLGEPSMPLMKLWPETARYALGLFAELPHLLCGYEKRRLLLTDRWELVDRAVPIDVVYLLRRCDVSTCHNVQISVLPPQEAFTEILRHVANRAYLLPAEEARLVPTLAALSSHGRVRWLTYPSGFEHADLVYRSIVNDAEVEG; translated from the coding sequence ATGATCTCTGATACCGGCGTCGTCACCCTGTATCGCCCGTACGTGGTGCACGGCCTGCGGGTGCGCAGCCAGCTGGAGCTGCCCATTCCCGAGGCGGTGGGCGGCCTCGAGGAGCCCGATCTCACCGTGCGCCTGCAGCCCGCGCCCGCGCCGGAGCACGGTGAGCGCATGGTAGCCTGGGCCCCCTGCGAGATCCACGGCGTAGACACTACCGTGCACAGGGGCGACTCGGGCACCTGGATCTGGCAGCGCTCGGTGGCCACCTGCCACGTGCACCCCGACCTGCGGGTGGTCGACATCTACCCCGAGGAGGGAGCGGATCTCGAGGCCATGGCCCTGCTGGCTATGGGCCCTGTGTGCACATACATCCTGCTGCGCATGGGCGTCCCAGTGCTGCACGCCACGGCCGTAGTGATCGGGGGGCGCGCCCTGGCCTTCGCAGGCTCCCAGGGGCAGGGGAAGTCCACTATGGCCTCCTTCCTGCTTGCGAGGGGCGCTCAGCTCCTTACCGACGACAGTCTGCCGCTGCGGCAGGTGGATGGGCGGGTGTTGGGGGAGCCCAGCATGCCCTTGATGAAGCTCTGGCCGGAGACCGCCCGCTATGCCCTGGGACTCTTCGCGGAGCTTCCCCACCTGCTGTGTGGCTACGAGAAGCGGAGGCTGCTGCTGACTGATCGCTGGGAGTTGGTGGATCGCGCCGTGCCGATCGACGTCGTCTACCTGCTGCGCAGGTGCGACGTGAGCACTTGTCATAATGTGCAGATATCCGTCCTGCCACCTCAAGAGGCCTTCACGGAGATCCTGAGGCACGTAGCCAACAGGGCTTACCTGCTGCCGGCGGAGGAGGCCAGGCTGGTGCCCACCCTGGCGGCCCTGAGCTCCCACGGGCGGGTGAGGTGGCTGACCTACCCCAGCGGCTTCGAGCATGCCGACCTGGTCTACCGTTCGATAGTGAACGATGCGGAGGTGGAGGGGTGA
- a CDS encoding lasso peptide biosynthesis B2 protein translates to MKLRLADLQLIAKAWSDLILIDRRLSHEGLDPILIKIESEAAPPQDVSREHLRLARRYARRIALAAHICPVGARCLHRSLVLHMWLRRQGLPSRLRFGVWKAEEDLRAHAWVELAGVPVNDDRRSLQGISPMTSPRRVDREAAYDL, encoded by the coding sequence ATGAAGCTTAGGCTTGCAGACCTGCAGCTGATAGCCAAAGCTTGGAGCGACCTGATCCTCATCGACCGGCGGCTCAGCCACGAAGGGCTGGACCCTATACTGATCAAGATCGAGAGCGAGGCTGCTCCTCCTCAAGACGTGTCACGGGAGCACCTGCGGCTGGCTCGCAGGTACGCTAGAAGGATCGCCCTCGCCGCTCACATCTGCCCGGTGGGCGCAAGGTGCCTGCACCGGTCGCTGGTGCTGCATATGTGGCTGCGGAGGCAGGGCCTGCCCAGCCGCCTGCGCTTTGGGGTGTGGAAGGCGGAGGAAGATCTCCGCGCCCATGCGTGGGTGGAGCTGGCGGGCGTGCCCGTCAACGACGACAGGAGGTCCTTGCAGGGCATAAGCCCGATGACGAGCCCCAGGCGGGTCGACCGGGAGGCGGCGTATGATCTCTGA